In the genome of Fusarium poae strain DAOMC 252244 chromosome 1, whole genome shotgun sequence, the window GCAGGGTGAGGAAGCCACAGTTGCTAAGACTAATAAGCCTCGACAGCGTCGTACGCACACGCGAAGTAGATCGGGCTGCTCAGAGTGTCGCAACCGCAGAGTGAGATGTGACGAGCAAAAGCCTCAATGGTGAGCCACTGTCTAATCCTGTTTAGTCttgcggtcgatctcttacTAAAATGACTAATTGATAAGCCAAAACTGCATCAACAGCCAGAGAACATGCGAGTACCCTCCTGTCAAAATCCCTCTCAGGGAGCGAAGAGCACTAGAGAGAGCAGCTGAAAATGTTCAACCTTGGCAGGCTACGACGCCCTGGGTACATACCCCTCGGGAAACTTCCAGATATGCTAAAAGACCTGAGGTACCAAATTCACAGTCTTTGGTAGCACAATTGGCTCTTTCTACATCGGTGATGAACATGGGTTGTTCTTCCATTAATATGCCGCTGAGATCACAGGAGCTGTTTCATTACTGTACGTGGAATTCACCTGTAGGTTTGTTTCATACTGACCCTGGCTCTCAGTCTATGGGACTGGTTCAACGCTTGGAGTTTCACCGAAGGACCACACAAAAGACTGGTAAGGGTATCTGATCCCTGGAAGTTGTGCTTGCGCTAAAAATGTATAGTCTTGCCTTTATCATCTCAAATCCCGACTCACTTAGAAGCGCAGTACTCATGGCGGGTATCCATTTCGCTTTCAACGTTGGCACCCTCTCCAAGTTTGAAACGACATTTCTGTATCACAAAATTGAGGCTGTACAGCAAGTTAGGAAGTGGGTATCTAGAGGAGACATAAAGCTACTTGCCGGGATCACCAAACAGATCGCTACTTTGACTTTTGCCGAGGTTTATAACACCCACTAGTAAATCATAAGAGATGATGCTAACCGTAGTAGATCTGTCGAGGTGATGTAAGATTAGCTGAAACACACCTAAGTGTCGTTTATGCTCTTTCCAACCGATTACGAGGTCAAGAGGATGGCCAGTGCAAGACCATCGATCAAGAGCTTTCAGATCGATATTTCCTTCTGTCAGTTCTCGTACTCACCCAACTACGATCAATTATCAACTAACAAGAGCAGGACATCCACTTTTGTCCACGGCTTGAAGAGTGTTCTCAAAGGCGTCGCCTCTGAAAATGGTCTCGATGGCGACATATATACCATCGAGCTAACCAAAACCATAGACCTCCTCCACAATTTCCACTTGACAGCTGGCCAATTCTCCCATCAtctcaagctcaaggccGTTCGGTTAATTCCAGCCTTTTTTGAAGCGCCTTACAGCGGTGCACAGTTACTCGACGTTGACTACAGGCCCATTCTCGAGTGTCTCCAGGGTGTAGTTGAGATGGGTTCAAAAGAACAGGATGAGTTTTGGCTATACGGTCGATCCTCTGTGTTTTACGacaacatcatctcggcaCATCTGAACTCTATTTACTATGGGAGTGATGACAACAAGTCTGACGCCACTACGCCTGAAGAATTGAGGCACAGGACATCCTGGTGCGCTCTGATGGTAGCGGTAGAGTTGTATGTCGAACAGGTTGTGACTCTATGGTGTCCCTTGAAAAAGGAGATACTCCTCCACTCTTTACGCATACTGCAACGTGATGTTGCTTTTGCTATGCAAAAGCCTGACTCATTGCAACTTGCGGAGTTGATATTGTGGGAGTCGTTTGTTGGGCTGGTAAGCATCTGTTGGCATGAGAAGGAGGGCGATATGGACTTGGAACCTGGTTTGAGGCCGTTCTTTGAAGGAATTGTAAGGGTTCAGAGTGAGGCAATGAGATTGCATACGTGGGAAGATGTGAGGGGGGTGTTGATGGGTATTCTATGGCCCCGTTCAAGAAGCAAAGATGGGCACATGAGTAGGATCTGGGAGGCGGCTAtggttgatggtgttgactcCAGGAGATAGACCTGTTATCCATTGCCCAGataatattgaactttattgAAGAATTATGTCATATTAGTGGTAGCTGATAAACATCGACCCGATTGGCTAATTTAAGAGTAAACTCCAGGTAGGCGAGAGTGTCGCAACCTGGTCGATTGAGCTGAATTACCTTCAAAGAGACACAGTACAGATGGAAGGCTTTGTTTGTCATGAAGCCCTCGGAGAATTACTGACTAAGACGCCTAGTCGTAACGTGACCGGGACAGAACAAAAACACTGCTCCTGCAGCTTCGTCAACCCATACCATGTCTTGTGATGAAGCTACCCACGAAATATACCAGTCACACAGACTGTTTGGCCCAGTATTCTCTCGAAGCGCCGTGTTTGTCATTCAATGCCTGAGGGCTAATCAGTTGATGTGGTTGGTGATTGACATGCTGGGGGTCAATTCAGGTAATTTTACTCTGCTGGTGGCGTCAATGATCTGATGGACGGGTCTGAGACACGGCAGAGTGCCAAGAATTAGTTCCATGTATGTATTTGTACAAAAGAAAGGCTGTGGCTTTTTCTATTTTCTCCCTGTCCCACCCATCATCCATTGCGCTGTTGTCCGTCCGTCCCTGTCCAAGATTCCGCCGTAACACCTCTCATTACTACTAACagtatattaatagagtACTGCGCACagtaaaaagacttaaataGAACTCAAAGATAAAAAAACATATAGTAATTATCAGTCTCTTCGTTATACCCTGATAGAGGGCCCCATCTGTTGGACCTTGAGGGGCTGTCTTGCAGTAATGTAGCTGGACCACGTTGTATCATCATCCGAAACAGATGACGAAGTGTAATAATATTTACGATTGGTTCCTAGATGTTTGGTAGGGGTAATAAAGGGGACCGTTTGTAACATTGTAACACTCGCATGGAAGATGCAGTCATAGTTTCACAATGCATAACACCTTTTACCTACAATCAAGATGAGAAACAAGTCCAGGAGATAATTACAATGTAGGTAACAGGCCAGCAGCTGTTACTATCCCTCCTTATTTTAGTAAATAACAGAAGCTTGAACTTGACAGTCTACAGTGCCTCTATGTCCAAGTTTGGGTCTCgcataaaagatatattttgtTCTGAACTCCATAACCTATGAACTTTTCTGCTTCGTTACACCGCGGCGAGTTCTCGGACCCTGAGATATCGAGCCAAGGCGGCCTGATGTAGTCACCACTCCTGACGTAAAACATTTGCTACGTGTCCTGTACATTTCGTATCATATCCCCCACCTATGATCAGTTTATCGTTTATTTTGTAGATGGACAGTTAATTGGAACCACGTTAAAACGGAAGTAGACATATTAGAGGAGACTTGTACCAGGAGAACACAGTATAAAGATTTATCCGAAGCACATGCCATTTCGATTTAGTATTGAATTTGTAAAGTGATAATAACAGAGGGGACTCAGTGTCCATGACCTTATCGAATTGACCCCTTCAGCACGGCAATGAAGATTGAATACCCATATTTCGGGTCAGTCTACAAGCCACAATAGGTCTGGAAGCAGGTCTTTACGTACGTACCTATGCGAGATGACTTAGGAGACAAGAGGCCTCCCATCGCACGGGTAGCGGAGCCTAGTTTGGTACGTACATGCAGCTGAACATCTTCAGCTAACATACTCCAATAATATCACAGGAACTCATAGTGTATTTCAGTATGAAGCATAAATAAGATTAGTTGCGAAGCCAGAGCTAAGCGTGTAATGTAATGGTTCATGAGCCGCATTCATCGGACCACGAGTCCCCGACAGGCCGGTACCCTGTGAGTATCTCCAGCTGCCGGCATAACACCGCCGTCACAGGCCTAGCCTTATGATACCGGCTCAATTGGCACTTATTATAGGCGAACTGAAGTTGTAGAGGCTGTGTTATTCTCTGCTTAGTGTTGAAAACGTAACCAGTGTGGTAACAGGAGAAGAAATGCTACCCAAGTTAGTTGCACTCGTGATTCCAGATACCACGTGATTCCGGTACAACACAATGCGTTGTGGCTGTGGAGGTTACCTGGAGAGACTGATGAAAGCGAGTGTATTCTTTGAACCAGGCAATCATAAACCGATAGTTGTTCAAGAATATATTTAGGTGGATCAGAAAGGTGTCTTGCAGGAAATGGAAACGGCACCGATACGCACCGCTTGGGGCACCTCATATGAGCTAATACAACTCCATATACTTCATCAGCTGTACTGAGGTGTATTTGCGGCTTACTGACCCCTGATACAATACTCAGGGGCAGATGTTAAGCTTCTGGGGCCGAGGAGATCTACTGCGGCGTGTCCTGTCATCGACATCGCCCGATAAACGCACGTGGACTTGCTGATCGCAACCCAGGGGAGCCGTGTCTGTTCAGGGGTTCATAGGAGATGGAAACCTGATGCATGGGGGGTGCACGAAACAAGAAGTGAATAGGGAATCGCCGATTCTGGTAGGGGGTCTTTACGGATAGTTCCGATCTCAACGATGGACTCATTAAGGAGTCTCCATCGGCGCTGGGCCTGGAGGGTCTGTCTTGCAGTAGCGTAACTGGGTCAAGTTCATTATCCGAAACTGACGACCAAGTGTACATGTACTGACCTACGGAGGGTTTCAGTCAGTATATAGCTGACAAGGGGGCCGTGTGTACTACCTGTATTTAGGACGCAGTCGCAGCTTTACCATATATGATACCTTGTAACTTTGATAAGGGATATTAGAACGCCCAAGGCTAGGGGACGACTGCACTGTGGGTAACAAGTCAGTAGCCGTTGCACCCCCTCTGACTTGGATCAATGCTGAATGAGTTTGACACTTCAGAGGATCTCTTTGTGTCGATTTGAGTCTCGTGTATGCGATAGACGCTGTTCAAAACTCCACATTATGTGCACATTTGTGCTTCGTTATAGCGCTTTGAGTTCTAAAATTTGAGTTTTCGTGCCAGAGCGGCTAGCTGGACCCGTCACTCTGAATGTGAGAAATCTGACCTTGTCCTCTCCAATTTTAGCTCATCGTCCACTCGAAACTTTAGAGAATAAGGCTTATATCACGATTTGATTCCATGTTTAGTCGTTGAAAATACGTTGAGACTAAACAGACATTCATAATATTTGTGCTTATATTGggtttataataataataatacggAAACAGATGCAGTGAGATCATCAAACTCAATTTACTACAAAACAGCGACAGACGGTTCTACCCAAGCTTCTCAATAACCTGCTTGCCCAATCCACTCTTGCTAAACATCTCTCTCAAATCCTCCACCAACTCTTCAGGCCTCTCAATCGAAGCAAAATGTCCACCACTTGTATGGATCTTCTCAAACGCAATGGGTCCCAAAGTTCTTCCCCACGTCCTCGGGACAAAGACGATGTCCTTGGGGAAGTATGAAAGCCCAAGTGGGACGTTGGGGACCCAGTCGTTGATCTTCTTCGTCAGATCCTGGTCCGCATGTCTACTCTCATAGTAGATCCTGCAGCTTGCAGCGGGTCCTGCTTTAGAAAACTGATAGAGAGAAACCCATGTCAGAATCTCATCGTCTGTCCACTTGTAGTCATCAGTCCAGTCGTGGAGCTTCTCATAAGTCCATGAAAGCAAGGCCACGGGAGAGTCAGCGAGACCGAAGCCTATGGTGGAGGGCTTGCTACTCATTATGAGATTGTAAGCGAGACCCTCATTGTAGAAATGCTTCATCTGCTCAATGCCTTGTTTCTCTAGAGGAGTGAAAGGAGAGAGCCAGAAGCGAAGGAACTGCCATGGAGTTTTCAAAGGGTTAGGTGGGCTGACAGCTGGAATCATGCTCATATGCGAGGCAAGGCAGTTCTCGGGGTATTGAGAACCGATGAGACGAGTGATGATATAACCCCAATCACCTCCTTGGGTGACTGCCGCAATGTTAGTGCTGCTTTAGAACTGGAATATTGTGAACAGTACCATATTTGTTGTAGCCTAGCTTGAGCATCAACTTGTGTAGAGTTTCAGCGTATCGAGGAATTCCAAACCCACTCTTTGACACACCATCCGAGAAGACATGGTTAGGCAAAGAAGGCGCGACAACATGAAAAGAAGGTCCATCTTTGGGTTCAgtcagaagaggaagaatcTTGAGAACTTCAACAAAACTTCCAGGCCCTATAGCAACCATTAGTCGAATTCACATTTCTAATTAAAATGCAAGTGACCTTACAGCCATGAACGAAGAGAAGAGGGATGCTGTCGGGTTTGCTGCTCTTCTGGTGCAAGAAGTGAATCTCAAGATCTCCAAAACCATCCACAGATACGTCAGTGGTGAATTGAGGATACTGGTTCAGTttggcttcttgggctcTCCAGTCAAATCCATCCTTCCAATATGCGGCGAGACGCTTCACATCACTAAGACTAGCACCGAAGGTCCAGTCATCAGAGACTTCACCTTCAATGGGAAATCTTGCATGTCCAAGTTTTGTTTTCAGGAGCTCGATTTCCGAGTCTGAAACGTTGATTGTATATGGCTTGATGTCGACAGTCATGGTTGCAGTATTTTGATAACAAGGTATTGGGCATGTCAGAGTGGGTGTAGCAGGGTCTGTTTGGTGGAtgatatatatacttttggTGTCTAAGCTGAGAGACTAGCCTCATTGATCAACTACACTGAGTCAAATGCTCCATAACCAGTTGCTTTCTATTATTTACAAATTATTTTTTGCAGtagaaaaagttaattaaaattactattctGTTCAAGAATCATAAACAATGCAGAATTTACTCGTCACGATATCATGACCTTTTCTTCCCCCCCATCATACGGAGAAGACGAATGTCGGGTACGTAGCATTTCGAATCGCCATATTTCACTCAAGTGCCCTAACAGTGCTAAAATCATGATACATTTAGGATCAACCAACGGACCTCCGTTCCCTTGTTTGCAATCAAACCCTGCTTCACGCTTTCGTCAAGCGAAAGGGTTGGAAAACGTCTCCACAGAGAGCATATTCCTAGACAAGATGTGACCAAATGGGGTCAAGGTCTTGGATCATACGATTCTCTCTGCTGCCGGGCCTCTCTGCCTAAACTCTGAAGACCCATCGGTATGTGGGAGGCCATGATAAAGATCCATCCTGATTACGTATCATCTGCGAGGGGTCGACTCCCTCTGGTTACATATCACTCCTTCCAAACGTAAAAGGATCTATTCGGTCTTCGCCTTCGCACGTCATGATTCAACGACCTTGAAGGACCTTCTCCTCCTAATCAATGAGGCCATGACCACAAGGACTTGGGTTTGCCGATCAATCCTCCAAAATCAGACTTGTGAGCGGCGACTTGGCGAATAAACCTGGAAGCGAACGTAAATAGTATCAAGGATACCCGCATCTCGAAGATAGCACAAACTGGGTCAGTGTGGGGTGTAAGAGCAAGAGGATCGCAGGATCTTGGATGGGGCCAAGTGTTTTGGCCAGGGTGTTGAGATTTGCCATGAGCAAATGCATCTTCGCATCTGATAACCTTGACGAGTATCGAATTACTGGGATGCAGGAAGGTAGCATATACGTCTAGGTAGTATTCCACCGTAAATCAACTGAAGTCCCTCACGTCTTTTCTGTGGAGTATGAACAAGGCGGTTAGAATGGGATCCCAGGACGTTGTTCGCTTAAGGAATGCCAAGATTGAAAAACAATTGGGCCGTTAGTACGGAGTAATCCGACATAATATCCTACGGACGGACAAATGGAAAACCAAGCTTTTGATGGTGGTACTGAAGGATCTGATACAATGTCGTCCTGATACTCCAACGAGATTTAGTTCTCGGCACATACTGACCCATCAGGTCGCCGATCATAAGCAGCAATTGTCGTTAGTggatcttttttattttactataacCTCTTATGCCGTATCCGTCATCCTTTAATGGACTGCTGCGCCTAGATTATGCAGAATCCTTCTCCATTCCCCCGTGGATAGGCATGAATCGTTTAACGACActgcaccaccaccacacgATGAGGCTTTTCTTTGGTTACTTTAGGCAATCAGATAAAAGCTTGATTTCGAAGCACTAAGTTCggactttttttttcacACTCCCATATTAACTGACAGGGGCTGGATGCACTTGAGCGTGCCGCGTGGGATTCAGGATCACGACCCTTGTCAGCGGATACCGTCCTTTGCCATCCTCCACCCCTCATGGCCACTCTGATGCATCTACACCCTCTGACGGAATCGCGAGTAGCAAGTCCCTGGGCATGTCTGAAGTGCCTGTATCTTGGAGTTGAAGAGAGAAAATGGAGAGATTGGAAGACATAAAAGCTACAAAATAGAACCAAAACGTACGATCGATATACTCAAAAAGAAGCGGAAATATTCGTTTTCAACTTACCCACCCCAGTTTTTGTCATTGTATTATTTCCCCCACACAAACATTCGCACAATGGACTTTACATACCGTTACTCGTTCGAGCCTACGGACTACGACACTGACGGTCTCTGTGATGGTGTTCCAGTGCGCATGCACAAGGGTGCAGACTTGGACGAGGTTGCCATCTTCAAGGCTCAGTATGACTGGGAGAAGCATGTTGGTCCCAAGCTGCCCTTTCGAGGTGCATTGGGGCCAAGACACAACTTCATCTGTCTTACTCTACCAGAGTGTTTGCCTGAGAGGCTAGAGATTGTTTCTTATGCGAATGAGTTTGCCTTCCTTCATGATGGTGAGTCTGCGCTTAAACCTTGAACATGTCTCATTACTAACTAGTATAGATATCACTGATGTTGAGTCAGCCGAGACGGTAAGActattttctttatctagTGTTGACACATGCTAATAGTTCAAGGTTGCTGCCGAGAATGATGAATTTCTCGATGCACTTCAACAAGGTGTAAGAGAAGGTGACATCCAGAGCCGCGAGTCTGGAAAGCGACATCTCCAGGCTTGGATCTTCAAGTCTATGGTAGCCATTGACCGTGATCGAGCAGTGGCAGCTATGAACGCTTGGGCCACCTTTATCAACACAGGTGCAGGATGTGCCCATGACACAAACTTCAAGACACTTGATGACTATCTCCACTACAGAGCTACAGATGTCGGTTACATGTATGTTACTTGACCCCTTATACTCAGATCATCACTGACAAGTCACAGGTTCTGGCACGCGCTCATCATTTTTGGATGTGCCATCACTATTCCTGATCATGAGATTGAGCTATGCCATCAACTCGCTCTTCCAGCCATCATGTCAGTGACTTTGACAAATGACATTTGGTCATATGGCAAGGAAGCAGAGGCAGCTGAGAAGTCCGGTAAACCCGGAGACTTTGTGAATGCTCTTGTTGTTTTGATGAGAGAGCACAACTGCTCCATCGAAGAAGCCGAGCGCCTCTGCAGAGCACGAAACAAGATTGAAGTAGCCAAGTGTCTCCAGGTCACCAAGGAGACACGAGAGCGAACAGATGTTTCTCAGGATCTCAAGGACTACCTATACCACATGCTGTTTGGTGTCAGTGGAAACGCTATCTGGAGCACTCAGTGCAGAAGATATGACATGAACGCGCCTTACAATGAGAGGCAACAGGCCAGACTCAAGCAGACCAAAGAGGAGCTTACTTCTACATATGACCCCATTCAGGCATCCAAGGAGGCCATGATGGACACTACTCGTCCTGAGATCCACAGACTACCTACTCCCGACAGCCCTGCTAAGGAGAGCTTTGCTGTTCGTCCTTTGGTTAACGGCAGTGGAGAGTACAATGGCAACAGTTATGTCAATGGTACCAAGACGAATGGCGTTCATGGGACCAATGGAGTCTCCAATGGTCTCCCTCAGTCTACTCAGAACGGCCACTCAACTATCAATGGGGTTGACGAACGTCCTTCCATTGAAAGACATGCTTCAACCAAGCGAGCCACTTCAGCTGACGACATTGATTGGACAGCGCACAAGAAGGTGGACAGTGGGGCTGATCACAAGAAGACGCTGTCTGATATCATGTTGCAAGAACTGCCTCCCATGGAAGACGATGTAAGTACAACATCATCTTGTTACGAGTATTTGCTAACCAGATACAGGTCGTCATGGAGCCATACAGATATCTATGTTCTCTTCCATCAAAGGGAGTCAGGAACAAGACCATTGACGCTCTCAACTTTTGGCTCAAGGTTCCCGCCGACAAGGCAAACACCATCAAGTCCATCACGGAAAGCCTGCACGGGTCATCACTCATGTAAGTCGCCTCTCGAACATGACTGACGGATTCTGCTAACATGTCTCAGGCTTGATGATATCGAGGACCACTCACAACTGCGACGTGGCAAGCCTTCTGCGCATGCTGTTTTTGGCGAGGCGCAGACCATCAACTCTGCAACATTCCAGTACATCCAGTCTGTTAGTTTGATCAGCCAGCTTAACAGCCCCAAGGCTCTGAGCATCTTTGTTGGTAAGTCGTGGCTACACGTAATTTTGATCAACAGGAACTGACTGGGATTGCACAGATGAGATCCGACAACTCTTTATTGGTCAGGCTTACGAGCTTCAGTGGACCTCTAACATGATCTGTCCACCTTTGGAGGAGTATTTACGAATGGTTGACGGAAGTATGTTTCACAATATCTTGAGTTTTATACTGTATACTGACATTTTTGACAGAAACTGGTGGCTTGTTCCGTCTCCTCACCCGTCTCATGGCTGCTGAGTCTACTACTGGAGTAGATGTTGACTTTAGCCGTCTGTGTCAGCTGTTTGGTCGCTACTTCCAGATTCGAGACGATTACGCCAATCTCAAGCTTGCAGACGTAAGTCATTTAATTCCCTGTATTCGCTCGTGTCACTAACAATTTACAGTACACCCAACAAAAGGGTTTCTGCGAAGACCTTGACGAGGGCAAGTTCTCGCTCCCTCTCATCATCGCCTTTAATGAGAACAACAAGGCTCCCAAAGCCGTGGCTCAATTGCGAGGTCTCATGATGCAGCGTTGTGTCAACGGCGGTCTTACCTTTGAACAAAAGGTGCTGGCATTGAATCTCATTGAAGAGGCTGGTGGAATTTCGGGTACTGAAAAGGTGCTCCACTCGCTTTATGGTGAGATGGAGGCTGAGTTGGAGAGGTTGGCGAAGGTGTTTGGAGCCGAGAATCACCAACTTGAACTTATTCTGGAGATGTTGCGAATAGATTAGATTAGTTTAGCATAACGAGAACTGAGATCGAAACTTGGCAAAATACaatttcttattttcttGAATCATGTTTTACAATTCTTAGTCACATAGTGAAGTATAACAGGACACCGCATCAACGCGTTAGATCGGTAACGCGTTTTGCTAAATTAATTGGCAAGATTTCTAATGTGGCTTATATGACAGATCTATATGTCTAGTgcgtagcagaaaaaataatcTCGACAAAAATAAGTCGTCTAAGAGCCATGGTCTAAGcggcataaagtgacctattaatttcgtctcttatgctttcaGCGGTCATtttttttctgataccctgaggtaTGCTAACTGTAGACAGCCAAAATGCGCTACTTAGTCTCATGGTTGACACGGTAGACATAGGATTCGCAGTGAATATCTTAACATAGGATGGCATTGTTGTTTACCTATTGTTGCACTTCTAAGGCACTACTATTTAATCGACGTCTCTTTTCAGATTGTTATTTGGTTGCAACATAAACGATATAACTTAGGCGTTACTGAAGAACTTCAATGAACCGAGTTCAGTAATCTACCCTACACTGCTTGTTCTAAATGTGATACTCCAGATATTGTCAAAAGACTGGGCATTACTCCACATCGGTGACAACACAGTCAAATGGTAAGACTGTGGGAAACAAGAATACTCGTGCTCAATAACAAACGTCATCGGATTGTACTAAGCAATTACTCATTCGGGATTATTCCAATTTCGAACTCTACGACGGATTGAGAACCCAGGCGAGCATTTAATAAGACGCGTTTTACTAAGTCCCCTCGCCAAGCGACACGCGTAAACCGTGCCCCTTACAGACGGGACTTGAAGATGACTGGAAGTGGACCTGTGCCGTTTACAGTTAATGGCGATTGGACAATTGGGTTCGAAGGATTTGTATGTGGGATCTTCTCAAGATATCATCTTGGCAAGACAAGACCTGGAATCAAGACGTGTAGTAATCGGCGATTAGATAAGAAAGGTAGTATCGGTGCAACGGCGCCATGGCACCGCGGCTATTGAATTGCGAGTCAAAGAACCAACACCATCTTGATTTGTGGTGATCCTTTTCCATGGTTATTACCCCTGCAGACTGAAAAGCTTGGCTGGCTGTCAGGATTTGTGGAACAGGGCGTGTATGTCGATCACCGTGAAGATTCATTCAACCATGCAAGcttatcttcctcttccttcgaGATCCACTTCTCCTGCTACGGTACGGTCCGGGACGGGTGGCTGGCTTACCGGTGTATGTGATATTACCTACACGTCTCTCCCTTTTTCGTAACTCGTAACGGCGAAAACAAGGATGGCCAGGAAGGATTCTACGGCCAAATTTCACTGACACATGAGAATGCACACGCCCTCATCCCTACAGCTGAGCCTCAACCAAGCAGGACCAGCCTTACCGTCGCGCTAGACAACAATCTAGTTAAGCCTCATGTCGTCTACCCCAGTCCATGAGCAAATAACGTTCGATTTTCTCCTTATGCCAGGATTTTCCCACTAAAGGATCGTGATGTTTGTTTCGGTTCTTGAGGGAGAAGGAATTCCACTGACTCAACCCTCCACCCTTCAGACAGAATTGCTGATCTATCTCAATCTCATCCTCTGGCCATAAGATCCCCCCCACTCAGGATTGCATACATGGGACAACAACCGTTGCCGAACATCATGAAGTAAGCAGCGGGCGTGTTTGATCCTATTGGCAAGTCAGGAACACAATCCGCCTGAATCCTGCAGACCGGCAGTGGCCCACACTTCTTGTAAAGCCAAGTCTGGTCTCGGGGACCTCCAGGGAGTGACATCGCACACCAGTAAGAAAGTGACGAAATGAGGACGAAGTACTGAGGAGGTGGCGAAGTTGCCTGTATTCCTTCTCGGCAAATCAAGCAGGCAGATAACATGTAATGTCATGACAAAGAAACGATGTGGTAATAGCGACTAGAATCATTGGTATTACAGAGAGGTATTCATATCTAGTGTTTTTAGTTATTGTGTACA includes:
- a CDS encoding hypothetical protein (MEROPS:MER0000432), which translates into the protein MTVDIKPYTINVSDSEIELLKTKLGHARFPIEGEVSDDWTFGASLSDVKRLAAYWKDGFDWRAQEAKLNQYPQFTTDVSVDGFGDLEIHFLHQKSSKPDSIPLLFVHGWPGSFVEVLKILPLLTEPKDGPSFHVVAPSLPNHVFSDGVSKSGFGIPRYAETLHKLMLKLGYNKYVTQGGDWGYIITRLIGSQYPENCLASHMSMIPAVSPPNPLKTPWQFLRFWLSPFTPLEKQGIEQMKHFYNEGLAYNLIMSSKPSTIGFGLADSPVALLSWTYEKLHDWTDDYKWTDDEILTWVSLYQFSKAGPAASCRIYYESRHADQDLTKKINDWVPNVPLGLSYFPKDIVFVPRTWGRTLGPIAFEKIHTSGGHFASIERPEELVEDLREMFSKSGLGKQVIEKLG